From the genome of Hyphomonas adhaerens MHS-3, one region includes:
- a CDS encoding PLP-dependent cysteine synthase family protein yields the protein MPFTTVVASCPFKIGHTPLTAYQVRIGDLTHELLVKEERCNEFGSVKDRVAWYILSKTIEKIGPVKSVVDASSGNYGNALACICQRLGIGATIVSSASISAHNAAQIKGAGARLVIAEPKPGETSNAARMRVAGEIAEKDGSVFLDQYSNPLNPAAHQNWTAPELFAAGPFDAVFMTSSSGGTSRGFADYKKAHPGPTQLCLVEPESSCAFLDSPSGCTDKLKIPAFGSQRRSSFAGMKPDPGMIRMDEAATLAAFTLLHEHQLSKVGLSSVGVILGALDWLSRQDTPSRVACICADGDERYLDEIQSRYIPAVGQQAYEAARARLAPVIAGMRLVGPVQQTAKAAAQ from the coding sequence ATGCCCTTTACGACCGTCGTCGCCAGCTGTCCCTTCAAAATCGGCCACACGCCCCTGACCGCCTACCAGGTCAGGATCGGCGATCTCACGCATGAATTGCTGGTGAAGGAAGAGCGCTGCAACGAATTCGGCTCGGTGAAAGACCGCGTCGCCTGGTACATCCTGTCGAAGACGATCGAGAAAATCGGCCCGGTCAAATCCGTCGTCGATGCCTCCTCCGGCAATTACGGCAACGCGCTCGCCTGCATCTGCCAGCGGCTGGGCATCGGCGCGACCATCGTGTCGTCTGCTTCCATCAGTGCGCACAACGCCGCGCAGATAAAAGGCGCCGGCGCCCGCCTCGTGATTGCAGAGCCAAAGCCGGGCGAAACCTCCAACGCGGCCCGCATGCGGGTCGCCGGCGAGATCGCCGAAAAGGACGGCTCGGTCTTCCTCGACCAGTATTCCAACCCGCTGAACCCGGCGGCCCACCAGAACTGGACGGCGCCGGAACTGTTTGCGGCCGGGCCGTTCGATGCGGTGTTCATGACCTCGTCTTCCGGCGGCACGTCGCGGGGCTTTGCCGATTACAAGAAGGCCCATCCGGGCCCGACCCAGCTCTGCCTGGTCGAGCCGGAAAGCTCCTGCGCCTTCCTCGACAGCCCGTCCGGCTGCACCGACAAGCTGAAAATCCCCGCCTTCGGCAGCCAGCGGCGCTCTTCCTTCGCCGGGATGAAGCCCGATCCGGGCATGATCCGCATGGACGAGGCCGCCACGCTTGCCGCCTTCACGCTGCTGCACGAGCACCAGCTTTCCAAGGTTGGCCTGTCCAGCGTTGGCGTCATCCTCGGCGCGCTGGACTGGCTATCCCGGCAGGACACGCCAAGCCGGGTCGCCTGCATCTGCGCCGATGGCGATGAGCGCTACCTGGACGAGATCCAGTCCCGCTATATTCCTGCAGTCGGCCAGCAGGCCTATGAAGCCGCCCGTGCCCGGCTTGCGCCGGTAATTGCCGGAATGCGCCTCGTTGGCCCGGTACAGCAGACGGCGAAAGCCGCCGCGCAGTAA